In Kitasatospora viridis, a single window of DNA contains:
- the ureG gene encoding urease accessory protein UreG, whose protein sequence is MTDDVLRVGVAGPVGSGKTALIEALVPVLVARGRRPAVITNDIYTQEDAHHVRRNLAGVLDPERVVGVETGACPHTAVRDDPTMNLAAGAELLEKFPDIDTLLYESGGDNLTLTFSPVLVDMFFFVLDTAEGEKMPRKRGPGITDSDVLVINKIDIAQYVRTDIGVMTADADMVREGRPVVLTNSLTGEGLERVADLLESYRTTTG, encoded by the coding sequence ATGACGGACGACGTGCTCAGGGTCGGCGTGGCCGGGCCGGTGGGCTCGGGGAAGACCGCGCTGATCGAGGCGCTGGTGCCGGTGCTGGTGGCCCGCGGCCGGCGCCCGGCGGTGATCACCAACGACATCTACACCCAGGAGGACGCCCACCACGTGCGGCGCAACCTCGCCGGGGTGCTCGACCCCGAGCGGGTGGTGGGCGTCGAGACGGGCGCCTGTCCGCACACGGCGGTGCGGGACGACCCGACGATGAACCTGGCCGCCGGGGCCGAACTCCTGGAGAAGTTCCCGGACATCGACACCCTGCTCTACGAGTCGGGCGGCGACAACCTGACGCTCACCTTCAGTCCGGTGCTGGTCGACATGTTCTTCTTCGTGCTGGACACCGCCGAGGGCGAGAAGATGCCGCGCAAGCGCGGCCCGGGCATCACCGACTCCGACGTGCTGGTGATCAACAAGATCGACATCGCCCAGTACGTGCGCACCGACATCGGCGTGATGACCGCCGACGCGGACATGGTCCGCGAGGGCCGGCCGGTGGTGCTCACCAACAGCCTGACCGGCGAGGGCCTGGAGCGCGTCGCGGACCTGCTGGAGTCGTACCGGACCACCACCGGATGA
- a CDS encoding ammonium transporter, with translation MPHTLDTGNTAWLMASTAMVLLMTPGLAFFYGGMVKTKHVLVMLKMSFVCLALVTLLWLAIGYSLAFGKDVSGVGLIGTPEHWMMHDIGMTSLNGSIPTVVFSSFQMAFAIITVALISGSIAGRATMRGWLWFVVAWTLFVYVPMAHWVFAPDGWITAHLGALDFAGGMPVEINSGAAGLAVAIVVRKRKDFERETIRPHNLPLVVIGLALLWFGWFGFNAGSALQTGGTAPMAFLNTQLAACGAMVGWPLIEKWRLGHVEMLGVASAAVAGMVAITPACGEVSPIGALVIGFVAGVVCAFAINLKYKLRYDDTLDVVGVHGWGGVVGVLGIGLFATFQMSGKKGLFYGGGVDLLWRQAVGVLVCAAFSFGMTWLIAQVIEKTVGFRAAEEYEHVPGAEEEQAYDDETIAEIRRRLVGARVPVTVGAGGPEAGAAEAVAAVADADLLAELRQVLERREQEK, from the coding sequence ATGCCTCACACCCTCGATACGGGCAACACCGCCTGGCTCATGGCGAGCACCGCCATGGTCCTGCTGATGACCCCGGGCCTGGCCTTCTTCTACGGAGGCATGGTCAAGACCAAGCACGTGCTGGTCATGCTCAAGATGAGCTTCGTCTGCCTGGCCCTGGTCACCCTGCTCTGGCTGGCCATCGGCTACAGCCTCGCCTTCGGCAAGGACGTCAGCGGCGTCGGCCTGATCGGCACCCCCGAGCACTGGATGATGCACGACATCGGGATGACCAGCCTGAACGGCTCGATCCCCACCGTCGTCTTCTCCTCCTTCCAGATGGCCTTCGCCATCATCACCGTCGCCCTGATCAGCGGCTCGATCGCGGGCCGAGCGACCATGCGCGGCTGGCTCTGGTTCGTGGTGGCCTGGACCCTGTTCGTCTACGTGCCCATGGCGCACTGGGTGTTCGCGCCCGACGGCTGGATCACCGCGCACCTCGGCGCGCTGGACTTCGCCGGCGGCATGCCGGTGGAGATCAACTCCGGCGCGGCCGGCCTGGCCGTCGCGATCGTGGTCCGCAAGCGCAAGGACTTCGAGCGCGAGACCATCCGCCCGCACAACCTGCCGCTGGTGGTGATCGGTCTGGCGCTGCTCTGGTTCGGCTGGTTCGGCTTCAACGCCGGCTCCGCCCTGCAGACCGGCGGCACTGCGCCGATGGCCTTCCTCAACACCCAACTCGCCGCCTGCGGCGCGATGGTGGGCTGGCCGCTGATCGAGAAGTGGCGGCTCGGGCACGTCGAGATGCTCGGCGTGGCCTCGGCCGCGGTGGCCGGCATGGTCGCCATCACCCCGGCCTGCGGCGAGGTCTCGCCGATCGGCGCGCTGGTGATCGGCTTCGTCGCGGGCGTGGTCTGCGCCTTCGCGATCAACCTCAAGTACAAGCTGCGCTACGACGACACCCTCGACGTGGTGGGCGTGCACGGCTGGGGCGGCGTCGTCGGCGTGCTGGGCATCGGCCTGTTCGCCACCTTCCAGATGAGCGGCAAGAAGGGCCTGTTCTACGGCGGGGGAGTCGACCTGCTGTGGCGCCAGGCGGTCGGCGTGCTGGTCTGCGCGGCCTTCTCCTTCGGCATGACCTGGCTGATCGCCCAGGTGATCGAGAAGACGGTGGGCTTCCGGGCCGCCGAGGAGTACGAGCACGTGCCCGGCGCGGAGGAGGAGCAGGCCTACGACGACGAGACCATCGCCGAGATCCGCCGCCGTCTGGTCGGTGCCCGGGTGCCGGTCACCGTGGGCGCGGGCGGTCCCGAGGCGGGCGCCGCGGAGGCGGTGGCCGCCGTCGCGGACGCCGACCTGCTGGCCGAGCTCCGGCAGGTGCTCGAACGGCGCGAGCAGGAGAAGTGA
- the pcp gene encoding pyroglutamyl-peptidase I, giving the protein MTRVLLTGFEPFAGDSVNPSWAAARALAVDPPAGMSVTAARLSCVFDRAVGELRRAVEESAPEVVVCLGQATGRPDLTVERVAINLDDARIPDNAGGQPLDRPVVEGGPAAYFATLPVKACVAAVRESGVPASLSHTAGTFVCNHVFYALMHLLATELPTVRGGFVHVPALPEQVLAQPAPALPTATVAHGLRALLSAATVATDLRTPGGTLH; this is encoded by the coding sequence ATGACCCGGGTCCTGCTCACCGGTTTCGAGCCCTTCGCGGGCGACAGCGTCAACCCGTCCTGGGCGGCCGCCCGGGCCCTCGCCGTCGATCCGCCGGCCGGGATGTCCGTCACCGCCGCCCGGCTGAGCTGCGTCTTCGACCGGGCGGTCGGGGAACTGCGACGCGCCGTCGAGGAGTCGGCGCCGGAGGTGGTGGTCTGCCTCGGGCAGGCCACCGGCCGACCGGACCTGACCGTCGAGCGGGTCGCGATCAACCTGGACGACGCGCGGATCCCCGACAACGCGGGCGGCCAACCCCTCGACCGCCCGGTGGTCGAGGGCGGCCCGGCGGCCTACTTCGCCACCCTGCCGGTCAAGGCGTGCGTGGCCGCCGTCCGCGAGTCGGGCGTGCCCGCCTCGCTCTCGCACACCGCCGGCACCTTCGTCTGCAACCACGTGTTCTACGCGCTGATGCACCTGCTCGCCACCGAACTGCCCACCGTCCGCGGCGGTTTCGTGCACGTGCCGGCACTGCCCGAGCAGGTGCTCGCCCAGCCCGCCCCCGCGCTGCCCACCGCCACCGTCGCGCACGGCCTGCGCGCCCTGCTGTCCGCCGCCACCGTCGCCACCGACCTGCGCACACCCGGGGGAACCCTGCACTGA
- a CDS encoding urease accessory protein UreF yields MNARAQSPVSPALDSLLVSLQLTDSAFPSGLYTLSHGLEGYLQAKRVDQHTMPALLADLLRHSVGPADATALALAHRAAAERRWADVVEIDQRLFASKLNRELRQAATRTGRQLLDTARLALGGEELDRYAELVAQRRTPGCQAVAAGVAYAAGAVPVEQAVASDLFAFAVSFTSAALRLRLTDHRRAQVTLRSAAGVIAEVTGAALDRELADLGGCVPMADVMSGRHERAQARMFAS; encoded by the coding sequence GTGAACGCCCGCGCGCAGAGCCCGGTGAGTCCGGCCCTCGACAGCCTGCTGGTCAGCCTCCAGCTCACCGACTCGGCCTTCCCCAGCGGCCTCTACACCCTCTCGCACGGCCTGGAGGGCTACCTCCAGGCCAAGCGGGTGGACCAGCACACCATGCCGGCGCTGCTCGCCGACCTGCTGCGCCACTCGGTCGGCCCGGCCGACGCCACCGCGCTGGCGCTGGCCCACCGGGCCGCCGCCGAGCGCCGGTGGGCGGACGTGGTCGAGATCGACCAGCGGCTGTTCGCGAGCAAGCTCAACCGGGAGCTGCGCCAAGCCGCCACCCGGACCGGGCGCCAGCTCCTGGACACCGCCCGACTCGCCCTGGGCGGGGAGGAGTTGGACCGCTACGCCGAACTGGTGGCGCAGCGCCGCACGCCCGGCTGCCAGGCGGTCGCCGCGGGCGTCGCCTACGCGGCCGGCGCGGTGCCGGTCGAACAGGCCGTGGCGAGTGACCTGTTCGCCTTCGCGGTGAGCTTCACCAGCGCGGCGCTCCGGCTGCGGTTGACCGACCACCGCCGGGCCCAGGTGACGCTGCGCAGCGCCGCCGGGGTGATCGCGGAGGTGACGGGAGCGGCGCTGGACCGGGAGTTGGCCGACCTGGGCGGCTGCGTGCCGATGGCGGACGTCATGTCCGGTCGCCACGAGCGTGCCCAGGCACGGATGTTCGCCTCCTGA
- the ureC gene encoding urease subunit alpha — MALLPRNQYTDLFGPTVGDRFHLADTNLVVEVEKDFNQGHYGDEAVYGGGKGIRDGMAQDPAATSLQGALDLVITNVVVMDPVLGIVKGDIGVKDGFITAVGKAGNPRLQSGVHPKLVIGPGTEVISGEHLIATAGGIDTHIHFIAPQQVQEGLSNGITTLIGGGTGPTDGTNGTTCTPGPWNIGRMYQAVEELPVNVGLLGKGNASLPQALREQVEAGVCGLKVHEDWGSTPAAIDTALRVADEYDVQVAIHTDTLNESGFFEDTLSAIDGRTIHTFHTEGAGGGHAPDIMRIAGEPNVLPSSTNPTLPYTVNSIDELLDMVMVCHHLSHHIPEDVSFADSRVRAETVAAETVLHDEGVISIFSSDSQAMGRIGESFARAFQTAHHCKDQRGPLAGDSERNDNFRVLRYLAKLTINPAIASGTADHIGSLEPGKLADIVLWPINSFAAKPKMVIKGGMVNWALMGDPNASLPSTQPIYYRPMYGAYGRARQATRVSFMSQAAVDLGVPAQLGLNSRVLPVRDCRTVGKQHMVRNDAMPRIEVDPETYRVTLDGEPATIEPAHTLPLNHLFYLA, encoded by the coding sequence ATGGCCCTGCTTCCCCGCAACCAGTACACCGACCTGTTCGGACCGACGGTCGGCGACCGCTTCCACCTCGCGGACACCAACCTGGTGGTCGAGGTCGAGAAGGACTTCAACCAGGGCCACTACGGCGACGAGGCCGTCTACGGCGGCGGCAAGGGCATCCGGGACGGCATGGCCCAGGACCCGGCCGCGACCAGTCTCCAGGGCGCGCTGGACCTGGTCATCACCAACGTGGTGGTGATGGACCCGGTGCTCGGCATCGTCAAGGGCGACATCGGCGTCAAGGACGGCTTCATCACGGCCGTCGGCAAGGCCGGCAACCCCCGCCTGCAGAGCGGGGTGCACCCGAAGCTGGTGATCGGCCCGGGCACCGAGGTGATCTCCGGCGAGCACCTGATCGCCACCGCCGGCGGCATCGACACGCACATCCACTTCATCGCCCCGCAGCAGGTCCAGGAGGGGCTGAGCAACGGCATCACGACCCTGATCGGCGGCGGTACCGGTCCGACCGACGGGACCAACGGCACCACCTGCACCCCGGGCCCCTGGAACATCGGCCGGATGTACCAGGCGGTCGAGGAACTGCCGGTCAACGTCGGCCTGTTGGGCAAGGGCAACGCCTCGCTGCCGCAGGCGCTGCGCGAGCAGGTCGAGGCGGGCGTGTGCGGGCTGAAGGTGCACGAGGACTGGGGCAGCACGCCCGCCGCGATCGACACCGCGCTGCGGGTGGCCGACGAGTACGACGTGCAGGTGGCCATCCACACCGACACCCTCAACGAGTCGGGCTTCTTCGAGGACACCCTGTCGGCGATCGACGGCCGGACCATCCACACCTTCCACACCGAGGGCGCGGGCGGCGGCCACGCCCCCGACATCATGCGGATCGCCGGCGAGCCCAACGTCCTTCCCTCGTCCACCAATCCGACGCTGCCCTACACCGTCAACTCGATCGACGAGCTGCTCGACATGGTGATGGTCTGCCACCACCTGAGCCACCACATCCCGGAGGACGTCTCCTTCGCCGACTCCCGGGTGCGCGCCGAGACGGTGGCCGCCGAGACGGTGCTGCACGACGAGGGCGTGATCAGCATCTTCTCCTCGGACTCGCAGGCGATGGGCCGGATCGGCGAGTCCTTCGCCCGCGCCTTCCAGACCGCGCACCACTGCAAGGACCAGCGCGGCCCGCTGGCCGGGGACAGCGAGCGCAACGACAACTTCCGGGTGCTGCGCTACCTGGCCAAGCTCACCATCAACCCCGCGATCGCCTCCGGTACCGCCGACCACATCGGCTCGCTGGAGCCCGGCAAGCTCGCCGACATCGTGCTGTGGCCGATCAACTCCTTCGCCGCGAAGCCCAAGATGGTGATCAAGGGCGGGATGGTCAACTGGGCGCTGATGGGCGACCCGAACGCCTCGCTGCCCAGCACCCAGCCGATCTACTACCGGCCGATGTACGGCGCCTACGGGCGGGCCCGGCAGGCGACCCGGGTGTCGTTCATGTCCCAGGCGGCCGTCGACCTCGGGGTGCCGGCCCAACTCGGCCTGAACAGCCGGGTGCTGCCGGTCCGCGACTGCCGCACGGTGGGCAAGCAGCACATGGTGCGCAACGACGCGATGCCCCGGATCGAGGTCGACCCGGAGACCTACCGGGTCACCCTCGACGGCGAGCCGGCCACCATCGAGCCGGCCCACACCCTGCCGCTCAACCACCTCTTCTACCTCGCGTGA
- a CDS encoding SDR family oxidoreductase, translating into MNGYAGRKAVITGGTMGMGLATAKVFVEGGGEVVVTGRNAENLAAAQAELGAKGHVVKSDTAVPADIDALGGIVEEKLGRIDLLFVNAGFAQLGEFGRVTEELFDATFGVNAKGAYFTAQRLAPLVNDGGAIVFTTSIANESGTPGMGPYGASKAAVRSFAKVIAAELLPRNIRVNAVSPGFIDTPTGGITGAAPEMLRAFAKLGDELTPMGRHGSAEEVARAVLFLAFEATFTTGAELTVDGGLGQRISRPQGR; encoded by the coding sequence ATGAACGGCTACGCGGGCAGGAAAGCGGTCATCACCGGCGGGACCATGGGCATGGGGCTCGCCACGGCCAAGGTGTTCGTAGAGGGTGGCGGGGAGGTGGTGGTCACGGGGCGGAACGCGGAGAACCTTGCTGCCGCGCAGGCGGAATTGGGGGCCAAGGGGCACGTGGTGAAGTCCGACACGGCGGTGCCGGCCGACATCGACGCGCTGGGCGGGATCGTCGAGGAGAAGCTGGGCCGGATCGATCTGCTGTTCGTCAATGCCGGGTTCGCGCAGCTCGGCGAGTTCGGGCGGGTGACCGAGGAGTTGTTCGACGCGACGTTCGGCGTGAACGCCAAGGGTGCGTACTTCACCGCGCAGCGGCTCGCTCCGCTGGTCAACGACGGTGGCGCGATCGTCTTCACCACCTCGATCGCCAATGAGTCCGGCACACCGGGGATGGGACCGTACGGCGCCTCCAAGGCCGCGGTGCGGTCGTTCGCCAAGGTGATCGCGGCCGAGTTGCTGCCGCGGAACATCCGGGTCAACGCGGTGAGTCCGGGGTTCATCGACACGCCGACCGGCGGCATCACCGGCGCTGCGCCGGAGATGCTGCGGGCCTTCGCGAAGCTGGGCGACGAGCTCACCCCGATGGGCCGGCACGGCTCCGCCGAGGAGGTGGCCCGGGCGGTGCTGTTCCTGGCCTTCGAGGCGACCTTCACCACCGGTGCGGAGTTGACCGTCGACGGCGGGCTCGGCCAGCGGATCAGCCGGCCGCAGGGCCGGTGA
- a CDS encoding DUF979 domain-containing protein — MIRVEWLYWLVGAVFLAMAAQMATDRSNPKRFGSAAFWGLLGASFCYGTWVVQKTAPAAPLGLAVLAMICLAGLGFTGRGTPATTTPAQRAASAAKLGNRLFVPALTVPLVALLCATLLKDVHLGRRPLFQTGDETLLGLGIGAIVALAVGLLLTRERNPGVALHAGRGLLESMGWALLLPQLLAVLGSIFQTAGVGTQVGKLTVHLLPHGDRFAAVLLYCVGMAVFTVIMGNAFAAFPVMTAAIGWPVLIGQLHGHPPVVLAVGMLAGFCGTLVTPMAANFNLVPAALLELKDQYGPIKAQAPTAGALLVCNIAIMSIFAF, encoded by the coding sequence GTGATCCGGGTCGAATGGCTCTACTGGCTGGTCGGTGCCGTCTTCCTGGCCATGGCTGCGCAGATGGCCACCGATCGCAGCAATCCCAAGCGCTTCGGCAGCGCCGCCTTCTGGGGCCTGCTCGGCGCCAGCTTCTGCTACGGCACCTGGGTGGTGCAGAAGACCGCGCCCGCAGCACCGTTGGGCCTCGCGGTGCTGGCGATGATCTGCCTGGCCGGCCTCGGCTTCACCGGCCGCGGCACACCCGCCACCACGACGCCCGCGCAACGGGCCGCGTCCGCCGCTAAGTTGGGCAACCGGCTGTTCGTCCCGGCGCTCACCGTGCCGCTGGTCGCCCTGCTCTGCGCCACCCTGCTGAAGGACGTCCACCTCGGCCGCCGGCCGCTCTTCCAGACCGGCGACGAGACCCTGCTGGGCCTCGGCATCGGCGCGATCGTCGCGCTGGCCGTCGGCCTGCTGCTCACCCGCGAGCGCAACCCCGGCGTTGCCCTGCACGCCGGCCGCGGGCTGCTGGAGTCGATGGGCTGGGCGCTGCTGCTGCCGCAACTGCTGGCCGTGCTCGGCTCGATCTTCCAGACGGCCGGCGTCGGCACCCAGGTCGGCAAGCTGACGGTCCACCTGCTGCCGCACGGCGACAGGTTCGCGGCGGTGCTGCTCTACTGCGTCGGCATGGCCGTCTTCACCGTGATCATGGGCAACGCCTTCGCCGCCTTCCCGGTGATGACCGCCGCGATCGGCTGGCCGGTGCTGATCGGGCAGTTGCACGGGCACCCGCCCGTGGTGCTGGCCGTCGGCATGCTGGCCGGCTTCTGCGGCACCCTGGTCACCCCGATGGCCGCCAACTTCAACCTGGTGCCGGCCGCGCTGCTCGAACTGAAGGACCAGTACGGGCCGATCAAGGCCCAGGCGCCGACCGCGGGCGCGCTGCTGGTCTGCAACATCGCGATCATGTCGATCTTCGCCTTCTGA
- a CDS encoding urease accessory protein UreD translates to MTATATATAAGMVTATRSDPAHYTPERIPAEVLRHAGRPTALGVGRPGKIGLLELGFERVGGRTELVDHYQKSPLQIMRPLYFDPARPDLAVTFLMSTGGGIVQADRLRTDLRCGAGTAVHLTTQAATKIHRMDADYATQIVNLTAEEGSYVEYLPEPTIPHRDSRCYQRSVITVAPSATVLASETVLAGRLAHGERNAYQVFAADLEWRRPDGRLFAVDTVRLEPGGAGGVTGPAVLAGHDLLSTFYAVSPLAPATEIADALHDALDGSGLPFGVSVLPEDAGAWLRVLGDDPPAVAAAVRRAWDAVRRLLIGAPAPALRKS, encoded by the coding sequence ATGACCGCGACCGCGACGGCGACTGCGGCCGGGATGGTGACCGCGACCCGGTCCGACCCGGCCCACTACACGCCCGAGCGGATCCCCGCCGAGGTGCTGCGGCACGCCGGCCGCCCGACGGCGCTCGGGGTGGGCCGGCCGGGCAAGATCGGCCTGCTCGAACTCGGCTTCGAGCGGGTGGGCGGGCGCACCGAACTCGTCGACCACTACCAGAAGTCGCCGCTGCAGATCATGCGGCCGCTCTACTTCGACCCCGCGCGGCCCGACCTGGCCGTCACCTTCCTGATGTCCACCGGCGGCGGCATCGTCCAGGCCGACCGGCTGCGCACCGACCTGCGCTGCGGCGCCGGCACGGCCGTCCACCTCACCACCCAGGCCGCCACCAAGATCCACCGGATGGACGCCGACTACGCCACCCAGATCGTCAACCTGACGGCCGAGGAGGGGAGTTACGTCGAGTACCTGCCCGAGCCGACCATCCCGCACCGCGACTCGCGGTGCTACCAGCGCAGCGTGATCACGGTGGCACCCTCGGCCACCGTGCTCGCCTCGGAGACCGTGCTGGCCGGCCGGCTCGCGCACGGCGAGCGCAACGCCTACCAGGTGTTCGCCGCCGACCTGGAGTGGCGGCGGCCGGACGGGCGGCTGTTCGCCGTGGACACCGTCCGGTTGGAGCCGGGCGGTGCCGGCGGCGTCACCGGCCCGGCCGTGCTGGCCGGGCACGACCTGCTCTCCACCTTCTACGCCGTCAGCCCGCTGGCACCGGCCACCGAGATCGCCGACGCCCTGCACGACGCGCTCGACGGCAGCGGGTTGCCGTTCGGCGTCAGCGTGCTGCCCGAGGACGCCGGAGCCTGGCTGCGGGTGCTCGGCGACGATCCGCCCGCCGTCGCCGCAGCCGTCCGACGGGCCTGGGACGCGGTGCGCCGACTACTGATCGGCGCACCGGCCCCGGCCCTGCGCAAGTCCTGA
- a CDS encoding cupin domain-containing protein: MTDLALIRPGGGERLHAPAGSYLVHLSGAQTGGALAVVEYTFPAGAVGAAPHVHHGHAEHFHVLEGEVTFDLPDGATALGPGGTVSVPIGLAHGFRNASAAQARCLFLLTPAGYEDYFREVHRAIEAGRPLDPDGLAALRAEYATDTL; encoded by the coding sequence ATGACCGACCTGGCCCTGATCCGACCCGGCGGTGGCGAGCGGCTGCACGCGCCGGCCGGGTCGTACCTGGTGCACCTCTCCGGTGCGCAGACCGGCGGCGCGCTGGCCGTGGTGGAGTACACCTTCCCGGCCGGCGCCGTCGGCGCCGCGCCGCACGTCCACCACGGCCACGCCGAGCACTTCCACGTCCTGGAGGGCGAGGTCACCTTCGACCTGCCCGACGGCGCGACCGCGCTCGGCCCGGGCGGCACGGTCTCGGTGCCGATCGGCCTGGCCCACGGCTTCCGCAACGCCTCCGCCGCCCAGGCCCGTTGCCTCTTCCTGCTCACCCCGGCCGGGTACGAGGACTACTTCCGCGAGGTCCACCGCGCCATCGAGGCCGGCCGGCCGCTCGACCCGGACGGCCTCGCCGCCCTGCGCGCCGAGTACGCGACCGACACGCTCTGA
- a CDS encoding ammonium transporter: MSQPFDTGNSAWLIMAAAMVLLMAPGLAFFYGGMVKTGQVIAMLKMCFGCVVLVGIIWFTVGYSLAFGHDVGGHGLIGGLDHVFMSGVGLDSRTGSIPTVTFAVFHMSFAIVTVALISGSVAGRATMKGWLVFVCAWTLLVYVPMAHWVFDPQGWVAKQLGAVDFSGGTVVELASGAAGLALAAVAGRRADFERQTIRPHNLPLVVIGLALLWFGWFGFNTGSSLGVPGAAAMGFVNTQFAAGAAMAGWAVTSWWRTRQVGLLDISMGAVTGMVAMTPAAGDVTPLWASVIGFLAGLTCAFAISWKYRFGVDDTLDVVGIHGWGGLFGMVMAGLAATGVMTGKKGLFYGGGWDLLGKQLVAVLVIGLFSFAMTALIGKVVDRTVGLRQAHAAEEHEQVYQNDWDVQFKEIADALRGSGIDQGGSQPDPSALLDQVRRLLAADQEQ, from the coding sequence ATGTCCCAGCCATTCGACACCGGCAACTCCGCCTGGCTGATCATGGCCGCCGCCATGGTGCTGCTCATGGCGCCGGGGCTGGCCTTCTTCTACGGCGGCATGGTGAAGACCGGTCAGGTCATCGCGATGCTCAAGATGTGCTTCGGCTGCGTGGTGCTGGTCGGCATCATCTGGTTCACCGTCGGCTACAGCCTGGCCTTCGGCCATGACGTCGGCGGGCACGGCCTGATCGGCGGCCTGGACCACGTGTTCATGTCCGGCGTGGGGCTGGACAGCCGCACCGGCTCCATTCCGACGGTGACCTTCGCGGTCTTCCACATGTCCTTCGCCATCGTCACGGTCGCGCTGATCAGCGGCTCGGTGGCGGGGCGGGCGACGATGAAGGGCTGGCTGGTCTTCGTCTGCGCCTGGACCCTGCTGGTCTACGTGCCGATGGCGCACTGGGTGTTCGACCCGCAGGGCTGGGTCGCCAAGCAGCTCGGCGCGGTCGACTTCTCCGGTGGCACCGTGGTCGAACTCGCCTCCGGCGCGGCCGGGTTGGCGCTGGCGGCGGTGGCCGGACGACGTGCGGACTTCGAGCGGCAGACGATCCGTCCGCACAACCTGCCGCTGGTGGTGATCGGTCTGGCGCTGCTCTGGTTCGGCTGGTTCGGCTTCAACACCGGCTCCTCGCTGGGCGTGCCGGGCGCCGCCGCGATGGGCTTCGTCAACACCCAGTTCGCCGCCGGTGCCGCGATGGCGGGCTGGGCGGTGACCAGTTGGTGGCGCACCCGCCAGGTCGGCCTGCTCGACATCAGCATGGGCGCCGTCACCGGCATGGTGGCGATGACCCCGGCGGCCGGTGACGTGACCCCGCTGTGGGCCTCGGTGATCGGCTTCCTGGCCGGCCTCACCTGCGCCTTCGCGATCAGCTGGAAGTACCGGTTCGGCGTCGACGACACCCTGGACGTGGTCGGCATCCACGGCTGGGGCGGCCTGTTCGGCATGGTGATGGCCGGGCTCGCGGCGACCGGCGTGATGACCGGCAAGAAGGGCCTGTTCTACGGCGGCGGTTGGGACCTGCTCGGCAAGCAGCTGGTCGCCGTGCTGGTGATCGGCCTGTTCTCGTTCGCGATGACCGCGCTGATCGGCAAGGTGGTCGACCGCACCGTGGGCCTGCGCCAGGCGCACGCGGCGGAGGAGCACGAGCAGGTCTACCAGAACGACTGGGACGTCCAGTTCAAGGAGATCGCCGACGCCCTGCGCGGCAGCGGGATCGACCAGGGCGGCTCTCAGCCCGACCCGAGCGCCCTGCTCGACCAGGTCCGCCGGCTGCTGGCGGCCGACCAGGAGCAGTAG
- a CDS encoding thioesterase II family protein, with the protein MSDPNIEKLWFRRFQPSPQAASRLICFPHAGGSAVYYRPVALRLAGRADVLAVQYPGRQDRYTEPCLDDVRELAAQVHRVMGGLTDLPLTLFGHSMGASVAFEVARLLEADGHRLSRVFASGRRAPSRPHRGELVHQRDDDGIVAELKDLSGTDPAILADPEILRMVLPVLRSDYRAAETYRGTPGAVLTSPITALTGDADPQTPIPDAEAWAEHTSADFRLEVFPGGHFFLTERPQDVISLLADHLDALGAPA; encoded by the coding sequence GTGAGTGACCCGAACATCGAGAAGCTGTGGTTCCGCCGTTTCCAGCCGTCACCGCAGGCCGCCTCGCGGCTGATCTGCTTCCCGCACGCGGGCGGTTCGGCCGTCTACTACCGTCCCGTGGCACTCCGGTTGGCGGGACGCGCGGACGTGCTCGCGGTGCAGTACCCGGGACGTCAGGACCGGTACACCGAGCCCTGCCTGGACGACGTGCGGGAGTTGGCCGCCCAGGTGCACCGGGTGATGGGCGGGCTGACCGACCTGCCGCTGACCCTGTTCGGCCACAGCATGGGCGCCTCGGTCGCCTTCGAGGTGGCGCGCCTGCTGGAGGCGGACGGGCACCGGCTGAGCCGGGTGTTCGCGTCCGGGCGGCGGGCGCCCTCGCGGCCGCACCGCGGTGAACTGGTGCACCAGCGCGACGACGACGGGATCGTGGCCGAGCTGAAGGACCTCAGCGGCACGGATCCGGCGATCCTGGCCGACCCGGAGATCCTGCGCATGGTGCTGCCCGTCCTGCGCTCGGACTACCGCGCCGCCGAAACCTACCGCGGAACGCCGGGCGCGGTGCTGACCTCCCCGATCACCGCGCTGACCGGGGACGCCGACCCCCAGACGCCGATCCCGGACGCCGAGGCCTGGGCGGAGCACACCTCGGCCGACTTCCGCCTGGAGGTCTTCCCGGGCGGCCACTTCTTCCTCACCGAGCGCCCGCAGGACGTGATCTCGCTGCTGGCCGACCACCTGGACGCCCTCGGCGCCCCGGCCTGA